Proteins from one Cryptomeria japonica chromosome 4, Sugi_1.0, whole genome shotgun sequence genomic window:
- the LOC131875265 gene encoding disease resistance protein L6-like: MCNSSGNTVSVGNSLAMKKPKSQQSVKYSFDKNGVQHPASAVDLKNNGGKDVRKTLVDHLFQALSAAGLNVFLDTHKLKMGEIIDLSLERAIESSAIRIPIFSEGYASSAWCLKEAALMLASPGLIIPLFYKVEPTHVRYPLGDSSPYKESFEKHYRIPFRYSRKEIDGWKHALEQICCRSGWSLDMTGG; the protein is encoded by the exons ATGTGCAATAGCAGCGGCAATACTGTTAGTGTTGGTAATAGTCTGGCAATGAAAAAACCTAAGTCACAGCAGTCTGTTAAGTACTCTTTCGATAAGAATGGCGTTCAACATCCTGCTTCAGCTGTTGATCTCAAGAACAACGG GGGAAAAGATGTGAGAAAGACTCTCGTTGATCATCTCTTCCAAGCTCTCTCCGCAGCCGGATTGAATGTGTTTCTAGACACCCACAAGTTGAAAATGGGGGAAATCATTGATTTAAGCCTTGAAAGAGCAATTGAGAGCAGTGCCATACGCATTCCTATATTTTCAGAAGGATATGCAAGCTCAGCATGGTGTCTCAAGGAGGCAGCCTTAATGTTGGCCTCTCCTGGGTTGATCATTCCTCTCTTTTATAAGGTGGAACCAACCCATGTTAGATATCCACTGGGAGATTCCAGTCCTTACAAGGAATCATTTGAAAAGCATTATAGAATTCCATTTCGGTATTCAAGAAAAGAGATCGATGGGTGGAAGCATGCCCTCGAGCAGATTTGTTGTCGCTCAGGCTGGTCCCTGGATATGACTGGAGGGTAA